In the Burkholderia glumae LMG 2196 = ATCC 33617 genome, one interval contains:
- the pbpC gene encoding penicillin-binding protein 1C, whose translation MPGRPLGGAPRLRLLRVLAGALCLGTATLACAVPSYDAVRRDWRSSDWILLARDGTPLQRTRIDNGERRGDWVALADVSPALREAIVVSEDKRFYAHSGVDWRGIAGAAWANLWNARTRGASTVTMQLAGLLGDDARRSGQRSLPQKAGQALDALWLERTWRKDQILEAYLNLVPFRGEAVGLSALSYTLFGKAPSGLDERESAVAAALIRAPNAPYPKVAERACRILRDMQAAPRCAGLDGFVQLAFARPATPSSAFLDGEALAPHFARRVAAQVRPQAGARVRSTLDAGLQRFTRDTLTRTLIELNAPPQSRDVQDGAAVVIDNRSGEILAWVGSSGALSAAREVDAVLALRQAGSTLKPFLYAQAIDERRVTGATLLDDSPVDLAAGGGLYVPQNYDHDFKGWVSVRSALGSSLNVPAVRTLVLVTPHRFSKTLTALGLPLTEQGDYYGYSLALGSADVSLLTLANAYRALANGGVARPTFDLPRSTAPGAAPRPAPAGRRVFSADASFIVTDMLADNNARTRTFGFDSPLATHAFSAVKTGTSKDMRDNWAVGFTSRYTVGVWVGNADGAPMRNVSGVTGAAPVWAAIVARLHRDGGSVAPTAPPGVVRERVSFERAIEPTRDEWFLRGTETTEVRLAAGAGGEPAAPAASRARPAGHVRTVSAGTAGLAPRAPLAIAAPTDGTIFAVDPDIPPRNQRVWFERVAGNSGRGSWRLDGRVIGHGERVAWLPWPGRHTLELLDADGKVADHVAFEVRGAVAKPGAAAGAAARAR comes from the coding sequence CTGCCCGGGCGGCCGCTTGGCGGGGCGCCCCGCCTGCGCCTGCTGCGCGTGCTGGCGGGCGCGCTGTGCCTCGGCACGGCCACGCTCGCCTGCGCCGTGCCGAGCTACGACGCGGTGCGCCGCGACTGGCGCAGCTCCGACTGGATCCTGCTCGCGCGCGACGGCACGCCGTTGCAGCGCACGCGGATCGACAACGGCGAGCGGCGCGGCGACTGGGTCGCGCTGGCCGACGTCTCGCCCGCGCTGCGCGAGGCCATCGTGGTATCCGAGGACAAGCGCTTCTACGCGCACAGCGGCGTGGACTGGCGCGGCATCGCCGGCGCCGCCTGGGCGAACCTCTGGAACGCGCGCACCCGCGGCGCCTCCACCGTCACCATGCAACTGGCCGGCCTGCTCGGCGACGACGCGCGCCGCTCGGGCCAGCGCTCGCTGCCGCAGAAGGCCGGCCAGGCGCTCGACGCGCTGTGGCTGGAACGCACCTGGCGCAAGGATCAGATCCTCGAGGCCTACCTGAACCTGGTGCCGTTCCGCGGCGAGGCCGTGGGCCTGTCGGCGCTGTCGTACACGCTGTTCGGCAAGGCGCCGTCCGGCCTCGACGAGCGCGAATCGGCGGTGGCCGCCGCGCTGATCCGCGCGCCGAACGCACCGTACCCCAAAGTGGCCGAGCGCGCCTGCCGGATCCTGCGCGACATGCAGGCCGCGCCGCGCTGCGCCGGCCTCGACGGCTTCGTGCAGCTCGCGTTCGCGCGGCCGGCCACGCCGTCGTCGGCGTTCCTCGATGGCGAGGCGCTCGCGCCGCATTTCGCGCGGCGCGTGGCGGCGCAGGTGCGGCCGCAGGCCGGCGCGCGCGTGCGCTCGACGCTCGATGCCGGCCTGCAGCGCTTCACGCGCGACACCCTCACGCGCACGCTGATCGAGCTGAACGCCCCGCCGCAGTCGCGCGACGTGCAGGACGGCGCGGCGGTGGTGATCGACAACCGCAGCGGCGAGATCCTCGCCTGGGTCGGCTCGTCGGGCGCGCTGTCGGCCGCGCGCGAGGTGGACGCCGTGCTGGCGCTGCGCCAGGCCGGCTCCACGCTCAAGCCGTTCCTCTACGCGCAGGCGATCGACGAACGGCGCGTGACGGGTGCCACGCTGCTCGACGATTCGCCCGTCGATCTCGCCGCCGGCGGCGGCCTCTACGTGCCGCAGAACTACGATCACGATTTCAAGGGCTGGGTCAGCGTGCGCAGCGCGCTCGGCTCCTCGCTGAACGTGCCGGCCGTGCGCACGCTGGTGCTGGTCACGCCGCACCGCTTCTCGAAGACGCTGACCGCGCTCGGCCTGCCGCTGACCGAACAGGGCGACTACTACGGCTACAGCCTCGCGCTCGGCAGCGCCGACGTCTCGCTGCTCACGCTCGCCAACGCCTACCGCGCGCTCGCCAACGGCGGCGTCGCGCGGCCCACCTTCGACCTGCCGCGCAGCACCGCGCCGGGCGCCGCGCCAAGGCCGGCGCCGGCGGGCCGGCGCGTGTTCAGCGCCGACGCGAGCTTCATCGTCACCGACATGCTCGCCGACAACAACGCGCGCACGCGCACCTTCGGCTTCGACAGCCCGCTCGCCACGCACGCGTTCTCGGCCGTCAAGACCGGCACCAGCAAGGACATGCGCGACAACTGGGCGGTCGGCTTCACGTCGCGCTATACGGTGGGCGTGTGGGTGGGCAACGCCGACGGCGCGCCGATGCGCAACGTATCGGGCGTGACGGGCGCCGCACCGGTATGGGCCGCGATCGTCGCGCGGCTGCATCGCGACGGCGGCAGCGTCGCGCCCACCGCGCCGCCCGGCGTGGTGCGCGAGCGCGTGAGCTTCGAGCGCGCGATCGAGCCCACCCGCGACGAGTGGTTCCTGCGCGGCACCGAGACCACCGAGGTGCGGCTCGCGGCCGGCGCGGGCGGCGAGCCGGCTGCGCCGGCCGCGAGCCGCGCGAGGCCGGCCGGACACGTGCGCACCGTGTCCGCCGGCACGGCCGGCCTGGCGCCGCGCGCGCCGCTGGCGATCGCCGCCCCCACCGACGGCACGATCTTCGCCGTCGATCCGGACATCCCGCCGCGCAACCAGCGCGTCTGGTTCGAGCGCGTGGCCGGCAACAGCGGGCGCGGCAGCTGGCGGCTGGACGGCCGCGTGATCGGACACGGCGAACGCGTGGCATGGCTGCCGTGGCCGGGACGTCACACGCTGGAACTGCTCGATGCCGACGGCAAGGTGGCCGACCATGTGGCATTCGAGGTGCGTGGCGCCGTGGCCAAGCCCGGCGCTGCGGCGGGGGCGGCGGCGCGGGCTCGCTGA
- a CDS encoding methyl-accepting chemotaxis protein → MLSSLRARIVVASVAIVAFALCASTIIGYVVTRASNLANLNVNLSAAAADNGSGVRDWVASKRRMIESLSEVALSPDPVPMFRQIAAAGGFLNVYAGYPDKSSKFSDPAGVPADYDPTSRPWYRQAAEAGHTVVTTPYVDARTAKVVVTVAVPVLRDGQLKAVVGGDVTMDDVVANVKSIHPTPGSFAMLVDGTGHLVAHPDASLAGKPLADLSPDLANLPLAALDDASRPFVARIGGRDEWLRAQPIAGTDWRLVVAFDEEEATAATRALLATFAIVFVVIVLLASAIVVAITRTAFRRLSQVRDAMAAIGSGSGDLTQRLPADGRDEVADIARSFNAFVGKLHEVMREVRDAAESVRTAADEIAAGNVDLSSRTESAAASLEQTAASMEQITATVGQSASAAQQADERAGAAQQIASHGGEVVSKVVSTMEKIEGASSRIGDIIGVIDGIAFQTNILALNAAVEAARAGEQGRGFAVVAQEVRSLAQRSAQAAREVKTLVETTVERVGEGASQVRTAGATMDEIVGNVAGVTAIISEIRHASGEQTRGIQEVNRAVAQLDEMVQQNAALVEQSTAATAALQTQAKLLTAAVGRFRVA, encoded by the coding sequence ATGCTTTCGTCCCTTCGCGCCCGCATCGTCGTCGCCAGCGTCGCCATCGTGGCGTTCGCGCTCTGCGCCAGCACGATCATCGGCTACGTCGTCACGCGTGCCTCGAATCTGGCCAATCTCAACGTCAACCTGTCGGCGGCCGCCGCCGACAACGGCAGCGGCGTGCGCGACTGGGTCGCCTCGAAGCGGCGCATGATCGAATCGCTGAGCGAGGTGGCGCTCTCGCCGGACCCGGTGCCGATGTTCCGGCAGATCGCGGCGGCGGGCGGCTTCCTGAACGTCTACGCGGGCTACCCGGACAAGAGCTCGAAGTTCTCGGACCCCGCCGGCGTCCCCGCCGACTACGATCCCACCAGCCGCCCCTGGTACCGGCAGGCGGCCGAGGCCGGGCACACCGTGGTCACCACGCCCTACGTGGATGCGCGCACCGCCAAGGTGGTGGTGACGGTGGCCGTGCCGGTGCTGCGCGACGGCCAGCTGAAGGCGGTGGTCGGCGGCGACGTGACGATGGACGACGTGGTGGCGAACGTGAAATCGATCCATCCCACGCCCGGCAGCTTCGCGATGCTGGTGGACGGCACCGGCCACCTCGTCGCGCACCCCGACGCGTCGCTGGCGGGCAAGCCGCTCGCGGATCTCTCGCCCGATCTCGCGAACCTGCCGCTCGCCGCGCTCGACGACGCGAGCCGGCCGTTCGTGGCCCGCATCGGCGGGCGCGACGAATGGTTGCGTGCGCAACCGATCGCCGGCACCGACTGGCGGCTCGTGGTGGCCTTCGACGAGGAGGAGGCGACTGCCGCCACGCGCGCGCTGCTCGCCACCTTCGCGATCGTGTTCGTGGTGATCGTGCTGCTCGCCTCGGCGATCGTGGTGGCGATCACGCGCACGGCGTTCCGGCGGCTCTCGCAGGTGCGCGACGCGATGGCGGCGATCGGCTCCGGCTCGGGCGATCTCACGCAGCGGCTGCCCGCCGACGGCCGCGACGAGGTGGCCGACATCGCGCGCTCGTTCAATGCGTTCGTGGGCAAGCTGCACGAGGTGATGCGCGAGGTGCGCGACGCGGCCGAATCGGTGCGCACGGCAGCCGACGAGATCGCGGCCGGCAACGTCGACCTGTCGTCGCGGACCGAATCGGCCGCCGCGAGCCTGGAGCAGACCGCCGCCTCGATGGAGCAGATCACGGCCACCGTCGGCCAGTCGGCGAGCGCCGCGCAGCAGGCCGACGAGCGCGCCGGCGCCGCGCAGCAGATCGCCTCGCACGGCGGCGAGGTGGTCTCGAAGGTGGTCTCGACCATGGAGAAGATCGAGGGTGCCTCGAGCCGGATCGGCGACATCATCGGCGTGATCGACGGCATCGCGTTCCAGACCAACATCCTGGCGCTGAATGCCGCCGTGGAAGCGGCGCGCGCCGGCGAGCAGGGGCGCGGCTTCGCGGTGGTCGCGCAGGAAGTGCGCAGCCTCGCGCAGCGCAGCGCGCAGGCCGCGCGCGAAGTGAAGACGCTGGTGGAGACGACCGTCGAGCGGGTCGGCGAGGGGGCCTCGCAGGTCCGCACCGCCGGCGCGACGATGGACGAGATCGTGGGCAACGTCGCCGGCGTGACGGCCATTATCTCCGAGATCCGCCACGCGTCGGGCGAGCAGACGCGCGGCATCCAGGAGGTCAACCGCGCCGTCGCGCAGCTCGACGAGATGGTCCAGCAGAACGCGGCGCTGGTCGAGCAGTCCACCGCCGCGACGGCCGCGCTGCAAACGCAGGCGAAGCTGCTGACGGCCGCCGTCGGGCGCTTCCGGGTTGCCTGA
- a CDS encoding PAS domain S-box protein produces MNASGSSRFPSGQPRAPRSRLAAALARPASAGFAAFAVGAVLSVGVAWFVGQAWQDSMTARFERRASRVTANLRRELQAGGAMLSGARGVLRLAPGLTPAAWRDYVATLDPDGMRAPLAALGYATAGAEASGSASERRGGPKTGPDAAPANGERTARVRSVLPASDAQAAAGSASAASAASAASAAASGALASPGALAPPASARSPSLASITLFAPIVRGTQPTPPAADASALRRAAETGRLVLAVRPAQGGAPAALTLYLPVEAFDAAPLASSPAANGAPRRAPAGYLFAPLDLTRLFELAGADDRNLGLQAFAEPGSAPLYATETPPADDSPLARANFVRTDTLAFGGATLTLAYTAVDATSGARTLASVVLAAGLVASLSLAAALAGWSRARAAARTAPSGSRLNEARMMGIIRSSMEAIITVDEEQKIVIFNPMAEKVFGVSAMDAIGAPLTRFIPQRFRHAHASHIARFGVTGQSERHLGSQRLLYGLRANGDEFPIEASISQIHDGDGKLYTVMMRDVTERVQAENALKASREELRELSANLQRVREEEKTRIARELHDDLGQQLTALKMDLSAVEHRLLRDGTGEAHASVVEPLREMRRLIDATVASVRRIAADLRPVMLDDLGLVPAIEWLANDFTNRYGIEVERRIDPGDVRFPNATATALFRIVQEALTNVARHAEASHVALTLGIEDRQCVLRIVDDGVGADQADGRRAPDDKSFGLLGIRERAHMLGGTVRMETARNQGYALTITIPLPSTPDPNLP; encoded by the coding sequence ATGAATGCTAGCGGCTCTTCCCGCTTCCCTTCCGGCCAGCCGCGCGCGCCCCGCTCCCGGCTGGCCGCCGCGCTGGCCCGCCCGGCAAGCGCCGGCTTCGCCGCGTTCGCGGTGGGCGCGGTGCTGTCCGTCGGTGTCGCGTGGTTCGTCGGCCAGGCCTGGCAGGACTCGATGACGGCACGCTTCGAGCGCCGCGCGAGCCGCGTCACGGCCAACCTGCGGCGCGAGCTTCAGGCGGGCGGCGCCATGCTGAGCGGCGCGCGCGGCGTGCTGCGGCTGGCGCCGGGCCTCACCCCGGCGGCGTGGCGCGACTACGTGGCCACGCTCGACCCGGACGGCATGCGCGCGCCGCTCGCCGCGCTCGGCTATGCCACGGCGGGCGCCGAGGCGTCGGGCTCTGCCAGTGAGCGCCGTGGCGGCCCGAAGACCGGGCCGGACGCGGCACCGGCCAATGGCGAGCGCACCGCCCGGGTACGCTCCGTGCTACCGGCGAGCGACGCGCAGGCAGCCGCCGGCTCGGCATCGGCGGCATCGGCGGCATCGGCGGCATCGGCGGCGGCGTCCGGCGCGCTCGCTTCGCCGGGCGCGCTCGCGCCGCCCGCGTCAGCCAGGTCCCCTTCGCTCGCCTCGATCACGCTGTTCGCGCCGATCGTGCGCGGCACCCAGCCGACGCCGCCGGCTGCCGACGCAAGCGCCCTGCGACGCGCGGCCGAGACAGGCCGGCTCGTGCTCGCCGTGCGCCCCGCGCAAGGCGGCGCCCCCGCCGCGCTCACGCTCTACCTGCCGGTGGAGGCCTTCGACGCCGCGCCCTTGGCGTCGTCCCCGGCCGCCAACGGCGCGCCGCGGCGCGCGCCGGCCGGCTACCTGTTCGCGCCGCTCGACCTCACGCGGCTGTTCGAGCTCGCCGGCGCCGACGATCGCAACCTCGGCCTGCAGGCCTTCGCCGAGCCCGGCAGCGCGCCGCTCTATGCCACCGAGACACCGCCCGCCGACGATTCGCCGCTCGCGCGCGCGAACTTCGTGCGCACCGACACGCTCGCGTTCGGCGGCGCTACGCTGACGCTCGCCTACACCGCGGTGGACGCCACCTCCGGCGCCCGCACGCTCGCCTCGGTCGTGCTGGCGGCGGGCCTGGTCGCCTCGCTGTCGCTGGCCGCCGCGCTGGCCGGCTGGTCTCGCGCCCGCGCGGCGGCCCGCACCGCGCCGAGCGGCAGCCGGCTCAACGAGGCGCGCATGATGGGCATCATCCGCTCGTCGATGGAGGCGATCATCACGGTCGACGAGGAGCAGAAGATCGTCATCTTCAATCCGATGGCCGAAAAGGTGTTCGGCGTGTCGGCGATGGACGCGATCGGCGCGCCGCTCACGCGCTTCATCCCGCAGCGCTTTCGTCACGCGCATGCCAGCCACATCGCGCGCTTCGGCGTGACCGGCCAGTCCGAGCGGCATCTGGGCAGCCAGCGGCTGCTGTACGGGCTGCGCGCGAACGGCGACGAATTCCCGATCGAGGCGTCGATCTCGCAGATCCACGACGGCGACGGCAAGCTCTATACGGTGATGATGCGCGACGTGACCGAGCGCGTGCAGGCCGAAAACGCCTTGAAGGCCTCGCGCGAGGAATTGCGCGAGCTGTCCGCGAACCTGCAGCGGGTGCGCGAGGAGGAAAAGACCCGCATCGCGCGCGAGCTGCACGACGACCTCGGCCAGCAGCTGACGGCACTGAAGATGGACCTCTCGGCCGTCGAGCACCGGCTGCTGCGCGACGGCACCGGCGAGGCCCATGCGAGCGTGGTGGAGCCGCTGCGCGAGATGCGGCGCCTGATCGACGCGACGGTGGCCTCGGTGCGCCGCATCGCGGCCGACCTGCGGCCCGTGATGCTCGACGATCTCGGCCTCGTGCCGGCCATCGAATGGCTCGCGAACGATTTCACGAACCGCTACGGCATCGAGGTCGAGCGCCGCATCGATCCCGGCGACGTGCGGTTCCCGAACGCCACCGCGACCGCCCTGTTCCGCATCGTGCAGGAGGCGCTGACCAACGTGGCGCGCCACGCGGAAGCCTCGCACGTGGCGCTCACGCTCGGCATCGAGGACCGCCAGTGCGTGCTGCGCATCGTCGACGACGGCGTGGGCGCCGATCAAGCGGACGGCCGCCGCGCGCCCGACGACAAGTCCTTCGGCCTGCTCGGCATCCGCGAGCGCGCGCACATGCTGGGCGGCACCGTGCGCATGGAGACGGCGCGCAACCAGGGCTACGCGCTCACGATCACGATCCCCCTGCCTTCGACACCGGACCCGAACCTGCCATGA
- a CDS encoding H-NS histone family protein, with product MSNYHELLAQLNELTRQASEARETELKAVIADIRRAIAEYGLTERDLFPPRLGRPRKQDQKPKPRYRDPETGATWTGRGRVPGWIAGQDRERFLIS from the coding sequence ATGTCGAATTACCACGAGTTGCTCGCTCAATTGAACGAGTTGACCCGCCAGGCCAGCGAGGCCCGCGAAACGGAACTCAAGGCCGTGATTGCCGACATTCGTCGTGCGATCGCCGAGTACGGTCTGACCGAGCGCGACCTGTTTCCGCCGCGGCTCGGCCGTCCGCGCAAGCAGGACCAGAAGCCGAAGCCGCGCTACCGCGACCCGGAGACGGGCGCCACGTGGACGGGCCGCGGCCGGGTGCCGGGCTGGATCGCCGGACAGGATCGCGAGCGTTTCCTGATCTCGTGA
- a CDS encoding VTT domain-containing protein: protein MWHFPVAIPSSLGPWAVFLSVLVTQLGLPVPAAPMLILGGTMAAMGQASYTSMFVAAISATLLADSLWFSAGRLRGRRLLNGLVRYSLSLDTTLRIARNVFERYGAPILIVAKFVPGLGLMSAPLLGTTSIAVPVFLLWDVAGASLWASAWLLGGAALDHEIVRIVLWVRSSGGTIFDAFAAIFVTFLLYRWLRRIQFRRWLAKVRIEPAQLDAMMKSAEPPLIFDARPRAIRQQDAYRIAGAYPLDLDSSEQLDPALLNRPLVVYCVCPNEATAKRIIQQLQRKNIHHVRALKGGLDAWEKHGYPVEPLPADFDASRYTVKPEREMDGEYTVRARLSDT, encoded by the coding sequence GTGTGGCACTTTCCCGTTGCAATCCCTTCGTCGCTCGGCCCGTGGGCCGTCTTTCTCAGCGTGCTGGTCACGCAGCTCGGCCTGCCCGTGCCCGCCGCGCCGATGCTGATCCTGGGCGGCACGATGGCGGCGATGGGGCAGGCCTCGTACACCAGCATGTTCGTCGCGGCGATCAGCGCGACGCTGCTCGCCGATTCGCTCTGGTTCAGCGCCGGGCGCCTGCGCGGGCGCCGGCTGCTCAACGGGCTGGTGCGCTATTCGCTGTCGCTCGACACCACGCTGCGCATCGCGCGCAACGTGTTCGAGCGCTACGGCGCGCCGATCCTGATCGTTGCGAAGTTCGTGCCGGGCCTCGGCCTGATGTCGGCGCCGCTGCTCGGCACCACCTCGATCGCGGTTCCCGTGTTCCTGCTCTGGGATGTCGCCGGCGCGTCGCTGTGGGCCAGCGCCTGGCTGCTCGGCGGCGCCGCGCTCGACCATGAGATCGTGCGCATCGTGCTGTGGGTGCGCAGCAGCGGCGGCACGATCTTCGACGCGTTCGCGGCGATCTTCGTCACCTTCCTGCTCTATCGCTGGCTACGGCGCATCCAGTTCCGCCGCTGGCTCGCCAAGGTGCGCATCGAGCCGGCCCAGCTCGACGCGATGATGAAATCGGCCGAACCGCCGCTGATCTTCGATGCGCGGCCGCGCGCGATCCGCCAGCAGGACGCGTACCGGATCGCCGGCGCCTATCCGCTCGATCTCGACTCGTCCGAGCAACTCGATCCGGCGCTGCTGAACCGGCCGCTCGTGGTGTACTGCGTGTGCCCGAACGAGGCGACGGCCAAGCGGATCATCCAGCAGTTGCAGCGCAAGAACATCCACCACGTGCGGGCGCTGAAGGGCGGGCTCGATGCCTGGGAGAAGCACGGCTATCCGGTCGAGCCGCTGCCGGCCGATTTCGACGCGTCGCGGTACACGGTGAAGCCGGAGCGCGAGATGGACGGGGAATACACGGTGCGGGCGCGCTTGTCCGATACGTGA
- the poxB gene encoding ubiquinone-dependent pyruvate dehydrogenase produces the protein MASKTIADYLAHTLAEAGVERIWGVTGDSLNGLSDSLRRLGKIEWAHTRHEETAAFAAGAEAAVTGRLAVCAGSCGPGNLHLINGLFDCHRNHVPVVAIAAHIPSSEIGLGYFQETHPQELFRECSHYVELVSNPKQFPRVLDRAIRAAVEERGVAVIVLPGDVALEAVPDAVPGHVSYEAGAVVPPEPQLDRLAKLLDASRKVALLCGSGCAGAHDEIVALADTLGAPIVHALRGKEHVEWDNPFDVGMTGLIGFSSGYHALKSCDTLLMLGTDFPYRNFYPTDAKVIQIDRRGAAIGKRVAVDLGLVGDVKATLAALHGRLARKTERHFLDAALRHYAEAREGLDSLARPSPVGKPIHPQYLTKLVSELAADDAIFSVDVGTPTLWAARYLKMNGKRRLLGSFNHGSMANALPQALGAQAAQPDRQVVALCGDGGLSMLMGELLTARQQQLPLTLVVFNNSSLGFVSMEMKAGGYLDDDTRLADTDYAAIARGAGIEAIRVERSEELEAALRKAFALRKPVLVDVVTARQEIALPPKIEWAQAKGFSLYMLKAVLNAKGNEVVELATTMFR, from the coding sequence ATGGCAAGCAAAACGATCGCAGATTATCTGGCCCACACCCTGGCGGAAGCCGGAGTCGAACGCATCTGGGGGGTGACGGGCGACAGCCTGAACGGCCTGTCGGACAGCCTGCGGCGGCTCGGCAAGATCGAATGGGCGCATACGCGTCACGAGGAGACCGCGGCGTTCGCGGCCGGCGCGGAAGCGGCCGTCACGGGGCGCCTGGCCGTGTGCGCGGGCAGCTGCGGCCCCGGCAACCTGCACCTGATCAACGGCCTGTTCGATTGCCATCGCAACCACGTGCCGGTGGTGGCGATCGCCGCGCACATCCCGTCCTCGGAGATCGGGCTCGGCTATTTCCAGGAGACGCATCCGCAGGAGCTGTTCCGCGAGTGTAGCCATTACGTCGAGCTGGTGTCGAACCCGAAGCAGTTCCCGCGCGTGCTCGACCGCGCGATTCGCGCCGCGGTCGAGGAGCGCGGCGTGGCCGTGATCGTGCTGCCCGGCGACGTCGCGCTCGAGGCGGTGCCCGATGCGGTGCCCGGCCATGTCAGCTACGAGGCCGGCGCGGTGGTGCCGCCCGAGCCGCAGCTCGACCGGCTCGCGAAGCTGCTCGACGCGTCGCGCAAGGTCGCGCTGCTGTGCGGCAGCGGCTGCGCGGGCGCGCATGACGAGATCGTGGCGCTGGCCGACACGCTCGGTGCTCCGATCGTCCACGCGCTGCGCGGCAAGGAGCACGTGGAATGGGACAACCCGTTCGACGTCGGCATGACCGGGCTGATCGGCTTCAGCTCCGGCTATCACGCGCTGAAATCATGCGACACGCTGCTGATGCTCGGCACCGATTTCCCCTACCGCAACTTCTATCCGACCGACGCGAAGGTGATCCAGATCGACCGGCGCGGCGCGGCGATCGGCAAGCGCGTGGCCGTGGACCTGGGGCTCGTCGGCGACGTGAAGGCGACGCTCGCCGCGCTGCACGGGCGCCTCGCGCGCAAGACCGAGCGCCATTTCCTCGATGCCGCGCTGCGCCACTACGCCGAGGCGCGCGAGGGGCTCGACAGCCTGGCGCGGCCGTCGCCGGTCGGCAAGCCGATCCATCCGCAATACCTGACGAAGCTGGTCAGCGAGCTGGCTGCCGACGACGCGATCTTCAGCGTGGACGTGGGCACGCCCACGCTGTGGGCCGCGCGCTACCTGAAGATGAACGGCAAGCGGCGCCTGCTCGGCTCGTTCAACCATGGCTCGATGGCCAACGCGTTGCCGCAGGCGCTCGGCGCGCAGGCCGCGCAGCCGGACCGCCAGGTGGTGGCGCTGTGCGGCGACGGCGGGCTGTCGATGCTGATGGGCGAGCTGCTCACGGCGCGCCAGCAGCAGCTGCCGCTCACCCTGGTGGTGTTCAACAACAGCTCGCTCGGCTTCGTGTCGATGGAGATGAAGGCGGGCGGCTATCTCGACGACGACACGCGGCTGGCCGATACCGATTACGCCGCGATCGCGCGCGGCGCGGGGATCGAGGCGATACGCGTCGAACGGTCGGAGGAACTGGAGGCCGCGTTGCGAAAGGCGTTCGCGCTGCGCAAGCCGGTGCTGGTCGACGTGGTGACGGCGCGGCAGGAGATTGCGCTGCCGCCGAAGATCGAATGGGCGCAGGCCAAGGGTTTCAGCCTCTACATGCTGAAGGCCGTGCTCAATGCGAAGGGCAACGAGGTGGTGGAACTGGCGACGACGATGTTCCGTTGA
- a CDS encoding ProQ/FinO family protein has protein sequence MGFEQLAELKKQLAKQRADAKPQGRQGKPSGQPAAKPSGGHSPAKSSKPAHQQPAGKPQQPARRPAPAADAKPVNPTVLTIGKLQRRFPAAFPKSPAPKVPLKIGIFKDLVGHAAELGLDEAQLRDAIKEWCRGSRYWACLVDGAARVDLTGAEAGTVTAQQAAGAVRLDAARRSRSAGKGKSGDAKRGDGAKGASPANAASGPQDAAAAAQPEAPATELAATDAAEAPAVMPAATPAAPAAEAADAEAAQAAEAAAPGHDADQARHDVDPK, from the coding sequence ATGGGTTTCGAACAACTCGCAGAATTGAAGAAGCAACTCGCGAAGCAGCGAGCCGATGCCAAGCCGCAGGGCCGGCAGGGCAAGCCGTCCGGCCAGCCTGCCGCGAAACCGTCCGGCGGCCATTCGCCGGCGAAATCGTCGAAGCCGGCGCATCAGCAACCCGCAGGCAAGCCGCAGCAGCCTGCGCGCCGCCCGGCCCCGGCCGCCGACGCGAAGCCGGTCAATCCGACCGTGCTGACGATCGGCAAGCTGCAGCGCCGCTTCCCGGCGGCGTTCCCGAAGAGCCCTGCACCGAAGGTGCCGCTCAAGATCGGCATCTTCAAGGATCTGGTCGGCCACGCGGCCGAACTCGGCCTGGACGAAGCGCAGCTGCGCGACGCCATCAAGGAATGGTGCCGCGGCAGCCGCTACTGGGCCTGCCTCGTCGATGGCGCGGCGCGCGTCGACCTGACGGGCGCCGAAGCCGGCACCGTGACGGCCCAGCAGGCGGCCGGCGCGGTCCGCCTCGACGCGGCCCGCCGGTCGCGCTCGGCCGGCAAGGGCAAGAGCGGCGACGCGAAGCGCGGCGACGGCGCCAAGGGCGCCTCGCCTGCGAACGCCGCGAGCGGTCCGCAGGACGCAGCGGCCGCGGCGCAGCCCGAAGCGCCGGCAACCGAGCTGGCGGCGACCGACGCCGCCGAAGCGCCGGCGGTGATGCCCGCCGCCACCCCGGCCGCGCCGGCGGCGGAGGCAGCCGATGCCGAAGCCGCCCAAGCCGCCGAGGCGGCCGCCCCCGGGCACGACGCGGATCAGGCCCGGCACGACGTCGACCCGAAGTAA